Part of the Oncorhynchus kisutch isolate 150728-3 linkage group LG2, Okis_V2, whole genome shotgun sequence genome, gttccGAACTGGTTTGGCTGGGAATCATGTGGACGCCTTGCGTCTGGGCTCCAGTTCTGAAACATAATTGGTTCAGTGCACTTCTCTTAAGAATCTCATACCACGTATCATTGTTAAGCTGTGTTTTTCACCCCAGGGAGTGTCTCGTGTGAAGAGCAGCAGTGATGTGGTGGGGGCAGTTCTAAAGGAGCTGAGGCTACAGGCTGGGGGGACAGAGGGGGGCTTCAGGCTGGCTGTGGCTGTTGATGGAGTCAACGGCCTCTGGGGAAGGACCACGCTTAAGAAGGAAGACAAGAGCCCTGTACTAATACATTCATTCACCTCACTGTGGATCTATAAAAAAAAGTTGATTTCTATTGCTTCCATTTTTGTCTTTGTAATTTCTGTGTAAAGATTGCTTACTTGACTGACCTTTATCTCCCCTGTCACTTTTCCCTTCTCTCTACTttttctgtgtctctcctctctgccaggTGGCTCCAGAGGAGTTGACATTGGTTCATAACTTGAGGAAGATGATCAACAATGACTGGGTGAGAACTGCATGGTGGTTATCCTCTGTCTAATAGACATTAGAAAATTACATGATTGTGATTTacacctctgtccctctctctcctcagtgtggAGGGGCGGTCATCGCGACTCTGTCTCAGACAGGATCTCTCTACGCTCCAAGCTCTGCCTACCTGCCCCAGGAACTGCTGGGAGAGGTCAGGAGTCATGATTACATCCTGGTTAATGTTATATGTCCAGTCCAAAAACTACCTCTAACCCTTGGTGTCTATTGATCTGGGCTAACAAGGGAATGATCTAGATGTTTTTGGACAAGACCCTTCTGATGTGTTTATATGCATCAGTGAAATAGAAACAGAAGTTCACCTATTAAAAACATCTATCCtcatcctctgtgttgttcctACAGGAGGGCTTTGACAGCATGGACCCGTTTATCCCAGTACCAGTCTCCCTCTACAGTGAGAAGGAGTTTGAGAGCTGTTACCTCTACTACCTGGACCGCCACTGGCTACAACACCCACACAGTAAGAGATGTTCACTTTCACCACTGTTTGTGATGGTTTAGATTATGACATGTTGAACTGATTGAGAGATTTCTCTCCATAAGGtcagacagaggaagggaagaaagaACTGATCTTCCTCAGCAACAGAAACCCTTCTGTACTGGAGAGACTGTgtgccttcctgtaacatcacaCATGGGCCCACACACCAATAGAGATAGGACTCatatctgtgacagcatgggcagcgccattgaggctacaacccataggaatcccTACGGGATTCTTTGaccactttaaaatggtggaagccctcgaTGGTGCTGCCCATGCGACATCAAGGCCACTAGCATTCTCTATGGGACAAACGCCAATACAGACTCATACATGGATTATAACATTGCAGTTGTGTATGTGTCCCTCCATAAATTATTCTGTTGTGATGCATGATAGTGTCTTTCATAATAAAAATATACATGAAAAACAGTCAGATCTCATGTTCTCTTTTATGAGCCAATAAAGCTATTATCTTCATGAAAAGTTAGTGATGTTTGTCTTTTGAATATAGAGAGTATCTGACACAATGCACTTAATTACAACAAACTACTACTTTAagtcaatacatttttatttgaccaAATCAAATGGTCAAAAAGCCTCAAGGCTTTTGAATACAGTTTAGTGGTAGATGTAGACAGGTATGGTAAAGTGAAGATGTTACTCTGCCTCATTACTAGTGTCCTCACGAGAGCACCAGACCACATTTCTGGGACTGTAGGGCACCTTCGTCAGTGAGGGTGAGGTGGCCTCTTTGTGCATTGTTGGGCCGGTCGATGTTACGATGTCCAGATCATCTCTTGGTCTCTGTAGAGCTCCAGGGTACCTTCGTCAGTGAGGGTGAGGTGGCCTCTTTGTGCATTGTTGGGCCGGTCGATGTTACGATGTCCAGATCATCTCTTGGTCTCTGTAGAGCTCCAGGGTACCTTCGTCAGTGAGGGTGAGGTGGCCTCTGTGCATTGTTGGGCCGGTCGATGTTACGATGTCCAGATCATCTCTTGGTCTCTGTAGAGCTCCAGGGTACCTTCGTCAGTGAGGGTGAGGTGGCCTCTTTGTGTATTGTTGTAACGGCCGGTGTTACTTGCCCAAATGGGATGGTCCTGTGTGGTGTAGATGACCAGGTTGCCATCCTGTTGGAGGATGAGCCTCTGAGCATCTTTGTTCAGTGTTTGATGCCCAGACAACACGACCCCATCCGTAGAGCACAAAGTTGCCATCGGTCTGCAAAGAGAAAATTAATTTGCATATAAAACATGTTAGATAAAGATTACCTCTGTTGTACTGCTGTACATTGCTTTCATCCACTTCTAAATGATTACTTAAATTTAGGGTGAAAAATATTTCCCAAATTATTTTTCTATATTCGCGGCAAGTGTTCGTCAGCTAAATCAAAATATTAGGGGTGTGCATTTATTCCATTCGATACGTATCTAGATACTTGGTCTGCGATATGATACAGGAATTACGTTGTCATTTGAAACAATTCGATGCGGTTTGATTAGAGAATGGTTTGATTCGATGTAAATCGATGCACTAAGATTTATTTCCCATTCTAAATTAAAAtctgcaattcgtaacatatcaatcGGAATGTataatggacatccacaaatgaatacacacATTAGGAAACGTAACATATCAGTGGTGACCCGTCATTCAGATCAGGTGGGGCAGAGCCTGTTTAGCATGTTATTTTgccattaatacgtgtcacatatcagtttgcaaacaatgtaaaaaataacattaaaaaaaaaactcaatcaacatgacagagtgatctccagccttgtcctcgtcaacactcacacctgtgttaacgagagaatcactaacatgatgtcagctggtccttttgtggcagggctgaaatgcagtggaaatgtttttggggggaattcagttcatttgcatggcaaagagggactttgcaattaattgcagttcatctgatcactcttcataacattctggagtatatgcaaattgccatcatgcaaactttgtggaaattaatgtgtcattctcaacttttggccacgactgtacacacacagtcatcCCCGTACCTCTCTATGACCTGTGTTGTCTACCTGTATTGTGTTGAATTATGTTGGTGTTGACCTTGACTGGTTGTGTAGATGGGGTGAAGGGCAGTGGGAAAACGATGTCTCTCTGTCATGCTGTCCACTACTGCTCCAAACAGGGATGGCTAGTACTACACATACCAGAtggtgagtaacacacacacacacacaccccgacatggcatacacacagacacacaaaataatgatgatgatgatgatgatgataataatgattgTGATAATAATCTCCTCCATAGCCCACCTTTGGGTGAAGAACTGTAAGGAGCTGTTGCCCTCCTCCTACCACGCCTCCCGCTTTGACCAGCCAATACAGGCCTCCAACTGGCTACGCAACTTCAGAACCACCAATGAACACTTCCTCTCCAAGGTAGCCCCTCCTCCTCAGATAGATAGTGGGCGCCAGGTACAGtgcctgtcaaaagtttggacacacggtgtgcagagctgtcaaggCTTTGCACGTCGTACAAACCCAAAAAGCTGTAatcactttttgggttactatatgattccatatgttattacatagttttgatgtcttcactattattctacaatgtggaaaatagtaaaagaaagaaaggaagaaagaaaccctggaatgagtaggtgtgtccgaacttttgactggcactgtatgtgTTGCCTGTAGGAAcaaatctaggatcagtttaccatCCCCTAATCCTAACATTAGAagtaagatacagtgccttcagaaactattcacacacctagactttttccacattttgttgttacaaagccggatttaaaatgatttaattgttgttttttgtcaacgatctacacaagttctcaaagtggaagaaacattttattttgtttaaTTCATGGGGGGGAAAAAAAGTGATTTTGATTTGAGTTAATACAtgtcagtctttctgggtaagtctcagagctttgcatacctggattgtacaCTATTTGCCTATTCTTTAAAAATgtttaactaggccactcaggaacattcaatgtcatcttggtaagcaattccagtgtatatttggctttgtTTGCTTCCCAGTGTcggtttctttttatcctaaaaaaactccagaggccttgccgatgacaagtatacccataacatgatgcagcccccaccattcttgaaaatatgacatgatactcagtgatgtgtttgttgtgttggatttaccccaaacataacactttgtattcaggacaaaaagttaaattCATACCACatttttttcagtattactttagtgccttattgcaaacaggatggcttccttcttttcactctatcaattatgttagtattgtgaaataactactatgttgatccatcctcttttatctcctatcacagcctttAAACTCAAACTTGATTTAAATCACGATtcgcctcatggtgaaatccctgagcggatCCTGCCTCTCTGGAAACTACGTTAGGATTGCCGCCTGTATCGTTGTGGGTTTAATttgacactttggatggtgcatcaataaTAGCTccaccatactcaaagggatattcaatgtctgttttatttgtatatttactcaactaccaataggtgccctttgtgaACCATAGGAAAAGCTCCCTGGcctttggttgaatctgtgcttgaaattcattgTTTGACTTActgataattgtgtgtgtggggtacagagatgtcaTTTTAAATACTATTGCACACAGttgttaagcatatttttactcCTTGAGGCATCCTGTATTTGTGACTGTCTCCCCTTGTTGTTTTAGATCAAGTTGAGGCAGCGGTACGTGTGGACTAAGAGAGAAAGCACTGAGGAGGGACGGCCACTAGGGGAGCTGGTGGACATGGTGAGTCCAGTGTCAACGTGCCCTTTATTAAGACGTTAGCATCCTTCAGTTTGGCCGAACTTGGCTAGGCGAACcgaacgagtgtgctcgcatgctcccttaaaagaccttcacTTGAAAAATGTTAATAGTGCTGTTTGTCCATTTTTAAGATGCCgtagtcagaattaatctaaaATAACTTAATCTGTTATGACGTTTTTGCCAAGGAGATCTTAGTCATGCAATTTTACATTTAACTAAGATGTATTGTGCAGTATTTTTCAattaaaaaatgtgcatgaaaacaagtaatctcttgttgaatgacaacaaagactttattgcAGAATCCCTACGAAGGGGTGTAGAGTTCAGCTACCGACTTCGGCTTGCCTCCAGAAAAAAATGAACACACATCAATGtagtcataatatatgcacaaactgttccGAACTGGTTTGGCTGGGAATCATGTGGACGCCTTGCGTCTGGGCTCCAGTTCTGAAACATAATTGGTTCAGTGCACTTCTCTTAAGAATCTCATACCACGTATCATTGTTAAGCTGTGTTTTTCACCCCAGGGAGTGTCTCGTGTGAAGAGCAGCAGTGATGTGGTGGGGGCAGTTCTAAAGGAGCTGAGGCTACAGGCTGGGGGGACAGAGGGGGGCTTCAGGCTGGCTGTGGCTGTTGATGGAGTCAACGGCCTCTGGGGAAGGACCACGCTTAAGAAGGAAGACAAGAGCCCTGTACTAATACATTCATTCACCTCACTGTGGATCTATAAAAAAAAGTTGATTTCTATTGCTTCCATTTTTGTCTTTGTAATTTCTGTGTAAAGATTGCTTACTTGACTGACCTTTATCTCCCCTGTCACTTTTCCCTTCTCTCTACTttttctgtgtctctcctctctgccaggTGGCTCCAGAGGAGTTGACATTGGTTCATAACTTGAGGAAGATGATCAACAATGACTGGGTGAGAACTGCATGGTGGTTATCCTCTGTCTAATAGACATTAGAAAATTACATGATTGTGATTTacacctctgtccctctctctcctcagtgtggAGGGGCGGTCATCGCGACTCTGTCTCAGACAGGATCTCTCTACGCTCCAAGCTCTGCCTACCTGCCCCAGGAACTGCTGGGAGAGGTCAGGAGTCATGATTACATCCTGGTTAATGTTATATGTCCAGTCCAAAAACTACCTCTAACCCTTGGTGTCTATTGATCTGGGCTAACAAGGGAATGATCTAGATGTTTTTGGACAAGACCCTTCTGATGTGTTTATATGCATCAGTGAAATAGAAACAGAAGTTCACCTATTAAAAACATCTATCCtcatcctctgtgttgttcctACAGGAGGGCTTTGACAGCATGGACCCGTTTATCCCAGTACCAGTCTCCCTCTACAGTGAGAAGGAGTTTGAGAGCTGTTACCTCTACTACCTGGACCGCCACTGGCTACAACATCCACACAGTAAGAGATGTTCACTTTCACCACTGTTTGTGATGGTTTAGATTATGACATGTTGAACTGATTGAGAGATTTCTCTCCATAAGGtcagacagaggaagggaagaaagaACTGATCTTCCTCAGCAACAGAAACCCTTCTGTACTGGAGAGACTGTgtgccttcctgtaacatcacaCATGGGCCCACACACCAATAGAGATAGGACTCatatctgtgacagcatgggcagcgccattgaggctacaacccataggaatcccTACGGGATTCTTTGaccactttaaaatggtggaagccctcgaTGGTGCTGCCCATGCGACATCAAGGCCACTAGCATTCTCTATGGGACAAACGCCAATACAGACTCATACATGGATTATAACATTGCAGTTGTGTATGTGTCCCTCCATAAATTATTCTGTTGTGATGCATGATAGTGTCTTTCATAATAAAAATATACATGAAAAACAGTCAGATCTCATGTTCTCTTTTATGAGCCAATAAAGCTATTATCTTCATGAAAAGTTAGTGATGTTTGTCTTTTGAATATAGAGAGTATCTGACACAATGCACTTAATTACAACAAACTACTACTTTAagtcaatacatttttatttgaccaAATCAAATGGTCAAAAAGCCTCAAGGCTTTTGAATACAGTTTAGTGGTAGATGTAGACAGGTATGGTAAAGTGAAGATGTTACTCTGCCTCATTACTAGTGTCCTCACGAGAGCACCAGACCACATTTCTGGGACTGTAGGGCACCTTCGTCAGTGAGGGTGAGGTGGCCTCTTTGTGCATTGTTGGGCCGGTCGATGTTACGATGTCCAGATCATCTCTTGGTCTCTGTAGAGCTCCAGGGTACCTTCGTCAGTGAGGGTGAGGTGGCCTCTTTGTGCATTGTTGGGCCGGTCGATGTTACGATGTCCAGATCATCTCTTGGTCTCTGTAGAGCTCCAGGGTACCTTCGTCAGTGAGGGTGAGGTGGCCTCTGTGCATTGTTGGGCCGGTCGATGTTACGATGTCCAGATCATCTCTTGGTCTCTGTAGAGCTCCAGGGTACCTTCGTCAGTGAGGGTGAGGTGGCCTCTTTGTGTATTGTTGTAACGGCCGGTGTTACTTGCCCAAATGGGATGGTCCTGTGTGGTGTAGATGACCAGGTTGCCATCCTGTTGGAGGATGAGCCTCTGAGCATCTTTGTTCAGTGTTTGATGCCCAGACAACACGACCCCATCCGTAGAGCACAAAGTTGCCATCGGTCTGCAAAGAGAAAATTAATTTGCATATAAAACATGTTAGATAAAGATTACCTCTGTTGTACTGCTGTACATTGCTTTCATCCACTTCTAAATGATTACTTAAATTTAGGGTGAAAAATATTTCCCAAATTATTTTTCTATATTCGCGGCAAGTGTTCGTCAGCTAAATCAAAATATTAGGGGTGTGCATTTATTCCATTCGATACGTATCTAGATACTTGGTCTGCGATATGATACAGGAATTACGTTGTCATTTGAAACAATTCGATGCGGTTTGATTAGAGAATGGTTTGATTCGATGTAAATCGATGCACTAAGATTTATTTCCCATTCTAAATTAAAAtctgcaattcgtaacatatcaatcGGAATGTataatggacatccacaaatgaatacacacATTAGGAAACGTAACATATCAGTGGTGACCCGTCATTCAGATCAGGTGGGGCAGAGCCTGTTTAGCATGTTATTTTgccattaatacgtgtcacatatcagtttgcaaacaatgtaaaaaataacataaaaaaaaaaaatgtgaataaatccgcatacaaacatggtctctttttttgctttcttgagtaaggcagcttcaaaatgcaggtgtttcagcataGCTcattgctttctgtggtggtgggacaGCCATTGGAAAATACAGAGCTTAGGGGTTGGTAATGTATTCTAGTTGTGCAGTGATTGGCTCAATGTTCTGTCACTCATTGGGACACCGCAAAATATACATCGAGACCTCAAATTCAAGTCCCATGGGTGCTGCCaaagttacattagaagtgcccatccaagaaggcgtAAGGTCGTTGGCCACAGAAATTgttaaatcacgttatatctaccgtagatttgatttgactgatcatgtcaacatcatactttcaaaattttagctagcaagctagacaagcagtcatcttCATGAATCACGGTGACAGTCtgctggcaaatccttttcaatccttgtcatatgaagagaaattatagataaaatgtatttcTGCTCATCgaccataaacattacacaacaagttggaaattgcaaattcaacaatgagtggtttggaaggaatcagtagttaactgcaagcattgcaaagcaatcattagcctcctattcagtggagagggtgtgtggtccaagtctgggtttaagggtctctattccaagcttaaaaggataaacattaaacaccatgggccagaaaagtttGAAtatattggccatgctgtcaatccagcatgccTTCTGCCACATTCAAAACTGGAAACTTGGAAATTGTTACGGAGTCTAGTGGATAGGTAATCGACTAGCCGGACTGTTCCCCGGACTCCAGTTGTAGGGATTTGTACAATGCACAAA contains:
- the LOC109878095 gene encoding LOW QUALITY PROTEIN: mannose-specific lectin-like (The sequence of the model RefSeq protein was modified relative to this genomic sequence to represent the inferred CDS: inserted 2 bases in 1 codon), yielding MSKNYMSTERILLKGDYLLSNNGQFKAIFQTDGNFVLYGWGRVVWASNTXNKDAQRLILQQDGNLVIYTTQDHPIWASNTGRYNNTQRGHLTLTDEGTLELYRDQEMIWTS
- the LOC116376531 gene encoding 28S ribosomal protein S29, mitochondrial-like, with product MLVLTLTGCVDGVKGSGKTMSLCHAVHYCSKQGWLVLHIPDAHLWVKNCKELLPSSYHASRFDQPIQASNWLRNFRTTNEHFLSKIKLRQRYVWTKRESTEEGRPLGELVDMGVSRVKSSSDVVGAVLKELRLQAGGTEGGFRLAVAVDGVNGLWGRTTLKKEDKSPVAPEELTLVHNLRKMINNDWCGGAVIATLSQTGSLYAPSSAYLPQELLGEEGFDSMDPFIPVPVSLYSEKEFESCYLYYLDRHWLQHPHSQTEEGKKELIFLSNRNPSVLERLCAFL